A stretch of the Staphylococcus sp. NRL 16/872 genome encodes the following:
- a CDS encoding DEAD/DEAH box helicase, protein MQNFKELGISDKTVETLEAMGFKEPTPIQKESIPYTLEGRDILGQAQTGTGKTGAFGIPLIEKVVGKSGVQALILAPTRELAMQVAEQLREFSRGQNVQVVTVFGGMPIDRQIKALKRGPQIVVGTPGRVIDHLNRRTLKTNDIHTLILDEADEMMNMGFIDDMRFIMDKIPAEQRQTMLFSATMPKAIQTLVQQFMKSPQIVKTMNNEMSDPQIDEYYTIVKELEKFDTFTNFLDVHQPELAIVFGRTKRRVDELTSALLSKGYKAEGLHGDITQAKRLEVLKKFKNDQIDILVATDVAARGLDISGVSHVYNFDIPQDTESYTHRIGRTGRAGKEGIAVTFVNPIEMDYIRQIEEVNGRRMNALRPPHRKEVLKAREEDIKDKVKNWMSRESEARLKRISGELLDEYDSTELVASLLQELVEANDEVEVQLTFEKPLARKSRQGKGNNSRRGGKRNSKFDNKNKRSKGNFNKKKGKKSDRRDRQDKGKPSMKARTFADMQK, encoded by the coding sequence TTGCAAAATTTTAAAGAATTAGGGATTTCGGATAAAACGGTAGAAACCCTTGAAGCAATGGGGTTTAAGGAACCTACACCGATTCAAAAAGAAAGTATCCCTTACACATTAGAAGGAAGAGATATCCTTGGACAAGCTCAAACTGGTACAGGTAAAACAGGCGCTTTCGGGATTCCTTTAATTGAAAAAGTAGTTGGTAAATCAGGCGTTCAAGCTTTAATCTTAGCACCAACTAGAGAATTAGCTATGCAAGTAGCAGAACAGTTACGCGAATTCAGTCGTGGACAAAATGTACAGGTCGTTACAGTATTTGGTGGTATGCCAATCGATAGACAAATCAAAGCGTTAAAACGTGGACCACAAATCGTAGTAGGTACGCCTGGTCGTGTGATTGACCATTTAAACCGCCGTACACTTAAAACAAATGATATTCATACATTAATCTTAGATGAAGCGGATGAAATGATGAACATGGGCTTCATTGATGATATGAGATTTATTATGGATAAAATTCCAGCTGAACAACGCCAAACAATGTTATTCTCAGCTACAATGCCTAAAGCGATTCAAACTTTAGTACAACAATTTATGAAATCTCCACAAATTGTTAAGACAATGAATAATGAAATGTCTGATCCACAAATTGATGAATACTACACTATCGTAAAAGAACTTGAGAAATTTGATACTTTTACAAACTTCTTAGATGTTCACCAACCTGAATTAGCAATTGTCTTCGGTAGAACAAAACGCCGTGTTGATGAATTAACAAGTGCTTTATTATCTAAAGGTTATAAAGCTGAAGGTTTACACGGAGATATCACGCAAGCGAAACGTTTAGAGGTATTAAAGAAATTTAAAAATGACCAAATTGATATTTTAGTAGCGACTGACGTTGCTGCACGTGGACTTGATATTTCAGGTGTAAGTCACGTTTATAACTTTGACATTCCTCAAGATACTGAAAGTTATACGCACAGAATTGGCCGTACTGGTCGTGCAGGTAAAGAAGGAATTGCCGTTACATTTGTTAATCCAATTGAAATGGACTATATCCGCCAAATTGAGGAAGTTAACGGTAGAAGAATGAATGCTTTAAGACCACCACATCGTAAAGAAGTGCTTAAAGCTAGAGAAGAAGATATTAAAGATAAAGTTAAAAACTGGATGTCACGTGAAAGTGAAGCGCGTTTAAAACGCATTTCAGGTGAATTATTAGATGAATATGATAGCACAGAATTAGTTGCATCATTACTACAAGAATTAGTTGAAGCAAACGACGAAGTTGAAGTTCAATTAACTTTTGAAAAGCCTTTAGCACGTAAAAGTCGTCAAGGTAAAGGAAATAATTCACGCCGTGGTGGTAAACGAAATAGTAAGTTCGATAATAAAAATAAACGTTCAAAAGGTAATTTCAACAAGAAAAAAGGTAAAAAATCAGATCGTCGTGACAGACAAGATAAAGGTAAACCATCAATGAAAGCACGTACCTTTGCAGACATGCAAAAATAG
- a CDS encoding PH domain-containing protein, protein MYNPQKLHPISYVSGLIKVIKQNIFPFIIFIVFNSWDFDFTNIRNYISPAIFLLIFLVTFIHQFLEVYVTRYWIEDEQFIVTSGWLNKKRKELNINRIQSLDTTQGLVDQMVGGVSLQIKTPSDGIELATISKKQSDLIDQTIREHQLQLKDTDNEAIINHERSEIDNQHTQYNHKTTSEALKNETMIYKMSWRSLLLMAMTSGAIGVALATVSPILGVFQHLISWEDWTSKLWNWIHSVLFIVLFIIIVVLVISYIIGTVITINRYYNYTVTQQDSQLKIKYGLLNVKNITVPTNRLQAVLEKQSFIRKLFGYTSIHFIITSDLEISSNEDVSDDGKIMILPFIKRKEAYQIINTLVPEMQFNNIKSDMPWRGYHRHFLIPSIILIIMACFGTYYWSAWSMVIAILIIGLMALHAYIYIRAAGLNFKNNEIALREVSTFSFKTYYFKTNKIIGMETTQHHFLERAQLENITFLIAKGALFEVMQLKFMDENKVNQYIKGYLRGDYNE, encoded by the coding sequence ATGTATAATCCTCAAAAGTTGCATCCTATTTCATATGTATCAGGTTTAATTAAAGTTATAAAACAAAATATTTTTCCATTTATCATTTTTATAGTGTTTAATAGTTGGGATTTTGATTTTACAAATATACGAAATTATATAAGTCCAGCTATATTTTTACTTATCTTTCTTGTTACTTTTATTCATCAATTTTTAGAGGTGTATGTCACACGTTATTGGATTGAAGATGAACAATTTATAGTAACGTCTGGATGGTTGAATAAAAAACGTAAAGAATTAAATATTAATAGGATTCAATCGTTAGATACCACTCAAGGATTAGTTGATCAAATGGTGGGTGGTGTGAGTTTACAAATCAAAACACCCAGTGATGGGATAGAATTAGCTACAATTTCAAAAAAACAGAGCGATTTAATTGATCAAACGATTCGCGAACATCAGTTACAATTGAAAGATACTGATAATGAGGCAATCATTAATCATGAACGGAGTGAGATTGACAATCAACATACACAATATAATCACAAAACAACTTCTGAAGCACTAAAAAATGAGACAATGATCTATAAAATGTCGTGGCGTTCATTGTTACTCATGGCTATGACTAGTGGCGCTATTGGCGTGGCTTTAGCAACTGTATCGCCTATACTAGGCGTCTTTCAACATTTGATTTCTTGGGAGGATTGGACATCTAAACTTTGGAACTGGATTCATTCAGTATTATTCATTGTATTGTTTATCATTATTGTCGTGTTAGTTATTAGTTACATAATAGGGACTGTCATTACGATTAATCGATACTATAACTACACGGTTACGCAACAAGACAGTCAACTAAAAATAAAATATGGATTATTAAATGTAAAAAATATTACGGTACCTACAAATAGACTACAAGCTGTCCTTGAAAAACAATCTTTTATAAGGAAATTGTTTGGTTACACTTCCATTCACTTTATCATTACTAGTGATTTAGAAATCTCTTCAAATGAAGACGTTAGCGATGATGGCAAAATTATGATCTTACCATTTATTAAAAGAAAAGAAGCCTATCAAATTATTAATACACTAGTTCCTGAAATGCAGTTTAATAACATAAAAAGCGATATGCCATGGCGTGGTTATCATCGTCATTTTTTAATCCCTAGCATAATATTAATAATCATGGCTTGTTTTGGTACTTATTATTGGAGTGCATGGAGTATGGTTATAGCTATTTTAATTATTGGATTAATGGCGTTACACGCTTATATATATATTCGTGCTGCCGGATTAAACTTCAAAAATAATGAAATTGCACTTCGTGAAGTAAGTACTTTTAGTTTTAAAACGTATTATTTCAAGACGAATAAGATTATTGGCATGGAAACGACGCAACACCATTTCCTTGAGAGAGCTCAATTAGAAAATATAACTTTCTTAATTGCTAAGGGTGCATTATTTGAAGTTATGCAGTTGAAATTTATGGATGAAAATAAAGTAAATCAATAT
- a CDS encoding PH domain-containing protein: MKVEASFHKSPKNAYPVHWISSGIIFLIELIILGALYSMWNYFNWFHFILYILIFLFVLSCLRLVIQPYIRYRFHYYRIDAKNIEVKSMFIMKHYEMTKIERLQYLQIKTNPLLKAFQLNTVVFVTAGHEMKFPLLSEAQAEHVSQHILETLRGADSDV; encoded by the coding sequence ATGAAGGTAGAAGCTTCATTTCATAAAAGCCCTAAAAACGCATACCCTGTTCATTGGATATCTAGTGGTATTATATTCCTAATTGAATTAATTATATTAGGTGCTTTATATTCAATGTGGAACTACTTTAATTGGTTTCATTTTATTCTCTACATTTTAATCTTCTTGTTTGTTTTAAGTTGTCTTCGTTTAGTCATACAACCGTATATTCGTTATCGTTTTCATTATTATAGAATTGATGCTAAGAATATAGAAGTTAAGTCTATGTTTATTATGAAGCATTATGAAATGACTAAAATTGAAAGGCTACAATATCTTCAAATCAAAACAAATCCGTTGTTAAAAGCTTTTCAACTTAATACTGTAGTGTTTGTAACAGCTGGTCATGAAATGAAATTTCCTTTGTTATCTGAGGCACAAGCAGAACATGTATCACAACATATTCTAGAAACATTGAGAGGTGCAGATTCTGATGTATAA